One genomic segment of Suncus etruscus isolate mSunEtr1 chromosome 15, mSunEtr1.pri.cur, whole genome shotgun sequence includes these proteins:
- the CHERP gene encoding calcium homeostasis endoplasmic reticulum protein isoform X1: protein MEMPLPPDDQELRNVIDKLAQFVARNGPEFEKMTMEKQKDNPKFSFLFGGDFYSYYKCKLALEQQQLLCKQQAPELEPAATVPPPLAPAGPLPPSQGAPTVDELIQQSQWNLQQQEQHLLALRQEQVTAAVTHALEQQMQKLLEETQLDMGEFDNLLQPIIDTCTKDAISAGKNWMFSNAKSPPHCELMAGHLRNRITADGAHFELRLHLIYLINDVLHHCQRKQARELLAALQRVVVPIYCTSFLAVEEDKQQKIARLLQLWEKNGYFDDSIIQQLQSPALGLGQYQATLISEHSAAVQPVQLAFQQQIQTLKTQHEEFVSSLAQPQPQPQPLPLPQLEAEVKATPPPAPPAPAPAPAIPPTTQPEENKPPIQMPGSSEYDAPGGVPDPAAPGPRGPGPHDQIPPNKPPWFDQPHPVAPWGQQQQPPEQPPYPHHQGGPPHCPPWNNSHEGMWGEQRGDPGWNGQRDAPWSGQPDPNWNNQFEGPWNNQHEQPPWGGGQREPPFRMQRPPHFRGPFPPHQQHPQFNQPPHPHSFSRFPPRFLQDDFPPRHPFERPPYPPRFDYPQGDFPAGERDMGPPHHHPGHRMPHPGINEHPPWGGPQHPDFGPPPHGFNGQPPHMRRQGPPHINHDDPSLVPNVPYFDLPAGLMAPLVKLEDHEYKPLDPKDIRLPPPMPPSERLLAAVEAFYSPPSHDRPRNSEGWEQNGLYEFFRAKMRARRRKGQEKRNSGPSRSASRSKSRGRSSSRSNSRSSKSSGSSSRSRSRSCSRSSSRSGSRSGSRSHSSRSRSRSRSRSRSKSYSPGRRRRSRSRSATPPSSAGLGSNSAPPIPDSRLGEENKGHQMLVKMGWSGSGGLGAKEQGIQDPIKGGDVRDKWDQYKGVGVALDDPYENYRRNKSYSFIARMKARDECK, encoded by the exons ATGGAGATGCCGCTGCCGCCCGACG ACCAGGAGCTGCGGAATGTCATCGACAAGCTGGCGCAGTTCGTGGCGCGCAACGGGCCCGAGTTCGAGAAGATGACGATGGAGAAGCAGAAGGACAACCCCAAGTTCTCCTTCCTGTTCGGCGGCGACTTCTACAGCTACTACAAGTGCAAGCTGGCGCTGGAGCAGCAGCAGC TTCTCTGCAAGCAGCAGGCGCCCGAGCTGGAACCTGCGGCCACAGTGCCGCCGCCTCTGGCCCCCGCGGGCCCGCTCCCGCCGTCGCAGGGCGCCCCCACCGTGGACGAGCTCATCCAGCAGAGCCAGTGGAACCTGCAGCAGCAAGAACAGCATCTGCTGGCCCTGCGGCAG GAGCAGGTGACGGCGGCTGTGACCCACGCACTGGAGCAGCAGATGCAAAAGCTGCTGGAGGAGACACAGCTGGACATGGGCGAGTTCGACAACCTGCTGCAGCCCATCATTGACACGTGCACCAAGGACGCCATCTCG GCCGGCAAGAACTGGATGTTCAGCAACGCCAAGTCCCCGCCGCACTGCGAGCTGATGGCCGGTCACCTGCGGAACCGCATTACGGCCGATGGTGCCCACTTCGAGCTGCGGCTGCACCTCATCTACCTGATCAACGACGTGCTGCACCACTG CCAGCGCAAGCAGGCGCGAGAGCTGCTGGCGGCGCTGCAGCGGGTGGTGGTGCCCATCTACTGCACCAGCTTCCTGGCCGTGGAGGAGGACAAGCAGCAGAAGATCGCTCGG CTGCTGCAGCTCTGGGAGAAGAACGGTTACTTCGATGACTCCATCATTCAGCAGCTGCAGAGCCCTGCGTTGGGGCTCGGGCAGTACCAG GCCACACTCATCAGCGAGCACTCGGCGGCCGTGCAGCCCGTGCAGCTGGCCTTCCAGCAACAGATCCAGACCCTGAAGACGCAACACGAGGAGTTCGTCAGCAGCCTGGCCCAGCCTCAGCCACAGCCGCAGCCCCTGCCCCTGCCACAGCTGGAAGCCGAGGTGAAGGCCACGCCTCCCCCAGCCCCACCTGCCCCTGCACCTGCCCCAGCCATCCCACCCACCACACAGCCAG AGGAGAACAAGCCCCCCATCCAGATGCCGGGCTCCTCCGAATACGATGCCCCAGGGGGTGTGCCAGATCCTGCAGCTCCTGGACCCCGAGGCCCCGGCCCCCATGACCAGATCCCACCCAACAAACCGCCCTGGTTCGACCAGCCTCACCCTGTGGCACCCTGGGGCCAGCAGCAG CAGCCGCCGGAGCAGCCCCCCTATCCGCACCACCAGGGCGGGCCCCCTCACTGCCCGCCCTGGAACAACAGCCACGAGGGCATGTGGGGCGAACAGCGGGGAGATCCCGGCTGGAATGGGCAGCGTGACGCACCATGGAGCGGCCAGCCTGACCCCAACTGGAACAACCAGTTTGAGGGTCCCTGGAACAACCAGCACGAGCAGCCACCCTGGGGCGGGGGCCAGCGGGAGCCCCCCTTCCGCATGCAGCGGCCCCCACACTTCCGGGGCCCCTTTCCGCCCCACCAGCAGCACCCACAGTTCAACCAGCCGCCACACCCACACAGCTTCAGCCGCTTCCCGCCGCGCTTCCTGCAGGATGACTTTCCCCCGCGGCACCCCTTCGAGCGGCCACCCTACCCGCCCCGCTTCGACTATCCCCAGGGCGACTTCCCGGCTGGTGAGAGGG ACATGGGGCCGCCTCACCACCACCCTGGCCACCGAATGCCTCATCCTGGGATCAACGAGCACCCGCCTTGGGGTGGTCCCCAGCACCCGGACTTTGGTCCCCCGCCCCATGGCTTCAACGGGCAGCCTCCCCACATGCGGCGACAGGGTCCGCCTCACATCAACCACGATGACCCCAGTCTGGTCCCCAACGTGCCCTACTTTGACCTCCCTGCCGGGCTGATGGCCCCCCTGGTGAAG CTGGAAGACCATGAATACAAGCCCCTGGACCCCAAAGACATCCGCCTGCCTCCCCCCATGCCCCCTAGTGAGAGGCTGCTGGCAGCCGTGGAGGCCTTCTACAGCCCCCCGTCCCACGACAGGCCTCGCAACAG tGAGGGCTGGGAGCAGAACGGCCTCTACGAGTTCTTCCGCGCCAAGATGCGGGCTCGGCGGCGCAAGGGCCAGGAGAAGAGGAACAG CGGGCCGTCCCGCTCTGCCAGCAGGTCCAAGAGCCGCGGCCGCTCCTCCTCCCGCTCCAACTCGAGATCCTCCAAGTCCTCCGGGTCCTCGTCACGCTCACGCTCGCGCTCCTGCTCACGCTCCTCCTCCCGCTCCGGCTCCAG AAGCGGCTCCCGCTCCCATTCCTCCCGCAGCCGCTCTCGTTCTCGTTCCCGCTCTCGCTCCAAGTCCTACTCCCCTGGCCGGAGACGCCGCTCCCGCTCCCGGAGCGCCACGCCACC CTCTTCAGCCGGCCTGGGCTCCAACTCTGCACCCCCCATCCCGGACTCGCGGCTCGGGGAGGAGAACAAGGGCCACCAGATGCTGGTGAAGATGG GCTGGAGTGGGTCGGGCGGCCTCGGAGCCAAGGAGCAGGGGATCCAGGACCCCATCAAGGGCGGGGACGTCCGGGACAAGTGGGACCAGTACAAGGGCGTGGGGGTGGCCCTCGACGACCCCTACGAGAACTACCGGCGCAACAAGAGCTACTCTTTCATCGCGCGCATGAAGGCCAGGGACGAGTGCAAGTAG
- the CHERP gene encoding calcium homeostasis endoplasmic reticulum protein isoform X3, with translation MEMPLPPDDQELRNVIDKLAQFVARNGPEFEKMTMEKQKDNPKFSFLFGGDFYSYYKCKLALEQQQLLCKQQAPELEPAATVPPPLAPAGPLPPSQGAPTVDELIQQSQWNLQQQEQHLLALRQEQVTAAVTHALEQQMQKLLEETQLDMGEFDNLLQPIIDTCTKDAISAGKNWMFSNAKSPPHCELMAGHLRNRITADGAHFELRLHLIYLINDVLHHCQRKQARELLAALQRVVVPIYCTSFLAVEEDKQQKIARLLQLWEKNGYFDDSIIQQLQSPALGLGQYQATLISEHSAAVQPVQLAFQQQIQTLKTQHEEFVSSLAQPQPQPQPLPLPQLEAEVKATPPPAPPAPAPAPAIPPTTQPEENKPPIQMPGSSEYDAPGGVPDPAAPGPRGPGPHDQIPPNKPPWFDQPHPVAPWGQQQQPPEQPPYPHHQGGPPHCPPWNNSHEGMWGEQRGDPGWNGQRDAPWSGQPDPNWNNQFEGPWNNQHEQPPWGGGQREPPFRMQRPPHFRGPFPPHQQHPQFNQPPHPHSFSRFPPRFLQDDFPPRHPFERPPYPPRFDYPQGDFPADMGPPHHHPGHRMPHPGINEHPPWGGPQHPDFGPPPHGFNGQPPHMRRQGPPHINHDDPSLVPNVPYFDLPAGLMAPLVKLEDHEYKPLDPKDIRLPPPMPPSERLLAAVEAFYSPPSHDRPRNSEGWEQNGLYEFFRAKMRARRRKGQEKRNSGPSRSASRSKSRGRSSSRSNSRSSKSSGSSSRSRSRSCSRSSSRSGSRSGSRSHSSRSRSRSRSRSRSKSYSPGRRRRSRSRSATPPSSAGLGSNSAPPIPDSRLGEENKGHQMLVKMGWSGSGGLGAKEQGIQDPIKGGDVRDKWDQYKGVGVALDDPYENYRRNKSYSFIARMKARDECK, from the exons ATGGAGATGCCGCTGCCGCCCGACG ACCAGGAGCTGCGGAATGTCATCGACAAGCTGGCGCAGTTCGTGGCGCGCAACGGGCCCGAGTTCGAGAAGATGACGATGGAGAAGCAGAAGGACAACCCCAAGTTCTCCTTCCTGTTCGGCGGCGACTTCTACAGCTACTACAAGTGCAAGCTGGCGCTGGAGCAGCAGCAGC TTCTCTGCAAGCAGCAGGCGCCCGAGCTGGAACCTGCGGCCACAGTGCCGCCGCCTCTGGCCCCCGCGGGCCCGCTCCCGCCGTCGCAGGGCGCCCCCACCGTGGACGAGCTCATCCAGCAGAGCCAGTGGAACCTGCAGCAGCAAGAACAGCATCTGCTGGCCCTGCGGCAG GAGCAGGTGACGGCGGCTGTGACCCACGCACTGGAGCAGCAGATGCAAAAGCTGCTGGAGGAGACACAGCTGGACATGGGCGAGTTCGACAACCTGCTGCAGCCCATCATTGACACGTGCACCAAGGACGCCATCTCG GCCGGCAAGAACTGGATGTTCAGCAACGCCAAGTCCCCGCCGCACTGCGAGCTGATGGCCGGTCACCTGCGGAACCGCATTACGGCCGATGGTGCCCACTTCGAGCTGCGGCTGCACCTCATCTACCTGATCAACGACGTGCTGCACCACTG CCAGCGCAAGCAGGCGCGAGAGCTGCTGGCGGCGCTGCAGCGGGTGGTGGTGCCCATCTACTGCACCAGCTTCCTGGCCGTGGAGGAGGACAAGCAGCAGAAGATCGCTCGG CTGCTGCAGCTCTGGGAGAAGAACGGTTACTTCGATGACTCCATCATTCAGCAGCTGCAGAGCCCTGCGTTGGGGCTCGGGCAGTACCAG GCCACACTCATCAGCGAGCACTCGGCGGCCGTGCAGCCCGTGCAGCTGGCCTTCCAGCAACAGATCCAGACCCTGAAGACGCAACACGAGGAGTTCGTCAGCAGCCTGGCCCAGCCTCAGCCACAGCCGCAGCCCCTGCCCCTGCCACAGCTGGAAGCCGAGGTGAAGGCCACGCCTCCCCCAGCCCCACCTGCCCCTGCACCTGCCCCAGCCATCCCACCCACCACACAGCCAG AGGAGAACAAGCCCCCCATCCAGATGCCGGGCTCCTCCGAATACGATGCCCCAGGGGGTGTGCCAGATCCTGCAGCTCCTGGACCCCGAGGCCCCGGCCCCCATGACCAGATCCCACCCAACAAACCGCCCTGGTTCGACCAGCCTCACCCTGTGGCACCCTGGGGCCAGCAGCAG CAGCCGCCGGAGCAGCCCCCCTATCCGCACCACCAGGGCGGGCCCCCTCACTGCCCGCCCTGGAACAACAGCCACGAGGGCATGTGGGGCGAACAGCGGGGAGATCCCGGCTGGAATGGGCAGCGTGACGCACCATGGAGCGGCCAGCCTGACCCCAACTGGAACAACCAGTTTGAGGGTCCCTGGAACAACCAGCACGAGCAGCCACCCTGGGGCGGGGGCCAGCGGGAGCCCCCCTTCCGCATGCAGCGGCCCCCACACTTCCGGGGCCCCTTTCCGCCCCACCAGCAGCACCCACAGTTCAACCAGCCGCCACACCCACACAGCTTCAGCCGCTTCCCGCCGCGCTTCCTGCAGGATGACTTTCCCCCGCGGCACCCCTTCGAGCGGCCACCCTACCCGCCCCGCTTCGACTATCCCCAGGGCGACTTCCCGGCTG ACATGGGGCCGCCTCACCACCACCCTGGCCACCGAATGCCTCATCCTGGGATCAACGAGCACCCGCCTTGGGGTGGTCCCCAGCACCCGGACTTTGGTCCCCCGCCCCATGGCTTCAACGGGCAGCCTCCCCACATGCGGCGACAGGGTCCGCCTCACATCAACCACGATGACCCCAGTCTGGTCCCCAACGTGCCCTACTTTGACCTCCCTGCCGGGCTGATGGCCCCCCTGGTGAAG CTGGAAGACCATGAATACAAGCCCCTGGACCCCAAAGACATCCGCCTGCCTCCCCCCATGCCCCCTAGTGAGAGGCTGCTGGCAGCCGTGGAGGCCTTCTACAGCCCCCCGTCCCACGACAGGCCTCGCAACAG tGAGGGCTGGGAGCAGAACGGCCTCTACGAGTTCTTCCGCGCCAAGATGCGGGCTCGGCGGCGCAAGGGCCAGGAGAAGAGGAACAG CGGGCCGTCCCGCTCTGCCAGCAGGTCCAAGAGCCGCGGCCGCTCCTCCTCCCGCTCCAACTCGAGATCCTCCAAGTCCTCCGGGTCCTCGTCACGCTCACGCTCGCGCTCCTGCTCACGCTCCTCCTCCCGCTCCGGCTCCAG AAGCGGCTCCCGCTCCCATTCCTCCCGCAGCCGCTCTCGTTCTCGTTCCCGCTCTCGCTCCAAGTCCTACTCCCCTGGCCGGAGACGCCGCTCCCGCTCCCGGAGCGCCACGCCACC CTCTTCAGCCGGCCTGGGCTCCAACTCTGCACCCCCCATCCCGGACTCGCGGCTCGGGGAGGAGAACAAGGGCCACCAGATGCTGGTGAAGATGG GCTGGAGTGGGTCGGGCGGCCTCGGAGCCAAGGAGCAGGGGATCCAGGACCCCATCAAGGGCGGGGACGTCCGGGACAAGTGGGACCAGTACAAGGGCGTGGGGGTGGCCCTCGACGACCCCTACGAGAACTACCGGCGCAACAAGAGCTACTCTTTCATCGCGCGCATGAAGGCCAGGGACGAGTGCAAGTAG
- the CHERP gene encoding calcium homeostasis endoplasmic reticulum protein isoform X2 has protein sequence MEMPLPPDDQELRNVIDKLAQFVARNGPEFEKMTMEKQKDNPKFSFLFGGDFYSYYKCKLALEQQQLLCKQQAPELEPAATVPPPLAPAGPLPPSQGAPTVDELIQQSQWNLQQQEQHLLALRQEQVTAAVTHALEQQMQKLLEETQLDMGEFDNLLQPIIDTCTKDAISAGKNWMFSNAKSPPHCELMAGHLRNRITADGAHFELRLHLIYLINDVLHHCQRKQARELLAALQRVVVPIYCTSFLAVEEDKQQKIARLLQLWEKNGYFDDSIIQQLQSPALGLGQYQATLISEHSAAVQPVQLAFQQQIQTLKTQHEEFVSSLAQPQPQPQPLPLPQLEAEVKATPPPAPPAPAPAPAIPPTTQPEENKPPIQMPGSSEYDAPGGVPDPAAPGPRGPGPHDQIPPNKPPWFDQPHPVAPWGQQQPPEQPPYPHHQGGPPHCPPWNNSHEGMWGEQRGDPGWNGQRDAPWSGQPDPNWNNQFEGPWNNQHEQPPWGGGQREPPFRMQRPPHFRGPFPPHQQHPQFNQPPHPHSFSRFPPRFLQDDFPPRHPFERPPYPPRFDYPQGDFPAGERDMGPPHHHPGHRMPHPGINEHPPWGGPQHPDFGPPPHGFNGQPPHMRRQGPPHINHDDPSLVPNVPYFDLPAGLMAPLVKLEDHEYKPLDPKDIRLPPPMPPSERLLAAVEAFYSPPSHDRPRNSEGWEQNGLYEFFRAKMRARRRKGQEKRNSGPSRSASRSKSRGRSSSRSNSRSSKSSGSSSRSRSRSCSRSSSRSGSRSGSRSHSSRSRSRSRSRSRSKSYSPGRRRRSRSRSATPPSSAGLGSNSAPPIPDSRLGEENKGHQMLVKMGWSGSGGLGAKEQGIQDPIKGGDVRDKWDQYKGVGVALDDPYENYRRNKSYSFIARMKARDECK, from the exons ATGGAGATGCCGCTGCCGCCCGACG ACCAGGAGCTGCGGAATGTCATCGACAAGCTGGCGCAGTTCGTGGCGCGCAACGGGCCCGAGTTCGAGAAGATGACGATGGAGAAGCAGAAGGACAACCCCAAGTTCTCCTTCCTGTTCGGCGGCGACTTCTACAGCTACTACAAGTGCAAGCTGGCGCTGGAGCAGCAGCAGC TTCTCTGCAAGCAGCAGGCGCCCGAGCTGGAACCTGCGGCCACAGTGCCGCCGCCTCTGGCCCCCGCGGGCCCGCTCCCGCCGTCGCAGGGCGCCCCCACCGTGGACGAGCTCATCCAGCAGAGCCAGTGGAACCTGCAGCAGCAAGAACAGCATCTGCTGGCCCTGCGGCAG GAGCAGGTGACGGCGGCTGTGACCCACGCACTGGAGCAGCAGATGCAAAAGCTGCTGGAGGAGACACAGCTGGACATGGGCGAGTTCGACAACCTGCTGCAGCCCATCATTGACACGTGCACCAAGGACGCCATCTCG GCCGGCAAGAACTGGATGTTCAGCAACGCCAAGTCCCCGCCGCACTGCGAGCTGATGGCCGGTCACCTGCGGAACCGCATTACGGCCGATGGTGCCCACTTCGAGCTGCGGCTGCACCTCATCTACCTGATCAACGACGTGCTGCACCACTG CCAGCGCAAGCAGGCGCGAGAGCTGCTGGCGGCGCTGCAGCGGGTGGTGGTGCCCATCTACTGCACCAGCTTCCTGGCCGTGGAGGAGGACAAGCAGCAGAAGATCGCTCGG CTGCTGCAGCTCTGGGAGAAGAACGGTTACTTCGATGACTCCATCATTCAGCAGCTGCAGAGCCCTGCGTTGGGGCTCGGGCAGTACCAG GCCACACTCATCAGCGAGCACTCGGCGGCCGTGCAGCCCGTGCAGCTGGCCTTCCAGCAACAGATCCAGACCCTGAAGACGCAACACGAGGAGTTCGTCAGCAGCCTGGCCCAGCCTCAGCCACAGCCGCAGCCCCTGCCCCTGCCACAGCTGGAAGCCGAGGTGAAGGCCACGCCTCCCCCAGCCCCACCTGCCCCTGCACCTGCCCCAGCCATCCCACCCACCACACAGCCAG AGGAGAACAAGCCCCCCATCCAGATGCCGGGCTCCTCCGAATACGATGCCCCAGGGGGTGTGCCAGATCCTGCAGCTCCTGGACCCCGAGGCCCCGGCCCCCATGACCAGATCCCACCCAACAAACCGCCCTGGTTCGACCAGCCTCACCCTGTGGCACCCTGGGGCCAGCAGCAG CCGCCGGAGCAGCCCCCCTATCCGCACCACCAGGGCGGGCCCCCTCACTGCCCGCCCTGGAACAACAGCCACGAGGGCATGTGGGGCGAACAGCGGGGAGATCCCGGCTGGAATGGGCAGCGTGACGCACCATGGAGCGGCCAGCCTGACCCCAACTGGAACAACCAGTTTGAGGGTCCCTGGAACAACCAGCACGAGCAGCCACCCTGGGGCGGGGGCCAGCGGGAGCCCCCCTTCCGCATGCAGCGGCCCCCACACTTCCGGGGCCCCTTTCCGCCCCACCAGCAGCACCCACAGTTCAACCAGCCGCCACACCCACACAGCTTCAGCCGCTTCCCGCCGCGCTTCCTGCAGGATGACTTTCCCCCGCGGCACCCCTTCGAGCGGCCACCCTACCCGCCCCGCTTCGACTATCCCCAGGGCGACTTCCCGGCTGGTGAGAGGG ACATGGGGCCGCCTCACCACCACCCTGGCCACCGAATGCCTCATCCTGGGATCAACGAGCACCCGCCTTGGGGTGGTCCCCAGCACCCGGACTTTGGTCCCCCGCCCCATGGCTTCAACGGGCAGCCTCCCCACATGCGGCGACAGGGTCCGCCTCACATCAACCACGATGACCCCAGTCTGGTCCCCAACGTGCCCTACTTTGACCTCCCTGCCGGGCTGATGGCCCCCCTGGTGAAG CTGGAAGACCATGAATACAAGCCCCTGGACCCCAAAGACATCCGCCTGCCTCCCCCCATGCCCCCTAGTGAGAGGCTGCTGGCAGCCGTGGAGGCCTTCTACAGCCCCCCGTCCCACGACAGGCCTCGCAACAG tGAGGGCTGGGAGCAGAACGGCCTCTACGAGTTCTTCCGCGCCAAGATGCGGGCTCGGCGGCGCAAGGGCCAGGAGAAGAGGAACAG CGGGCCGTCCCGCTCTGCCAGCAGGTCCAAGAGCCGCGGCCGCTCCTCCTCCCGCTCCAACTCGAGATCCTCCAAGTCCTCCGGGTCCTCGTCACGCTCACGCTCGCGCTCCTGCTCACGCTCCTCCTCCCGCTCCGGCTCCAG AAGCGGCTCCCGCTCCCATTCCTCCCGCAGCCGCTCTCGTTCTCGTTCCCGCTCTCGCTCCAAGTCCTACTCCCCTGGCCGGAGACGCCGCTCCCGCTCCCGGAGCGCCACGCCACC CTCTTCAGCCGGCCTGGGCTCCAACTCTGCACCCCCCATCCCGGACTCGCGGCTCGGGGAGGAGAACAAGGGCCACCAGATGCTGGTGAAGATGG GCTGGAGTGGGTCGGGCGGCCTCGGAGCCAAGGAGCAGGGGATCCAGGACCCCATCAAGGGCGGGGACGTCCGGGACAAGTGGGACCAGTACAAGGGCGTGGGGGTGGCCCTCGACGACCCCTACGAGAACTACCGGCGCAACAAGAGCTACTCTTTCATCGCGCGCATGAAGGCCAGGGACGAGTGCAAGTAG
- the CHERP gene encoding calcium homeostasis endoplasmic reticulum protein isoform X4: MEMPLPPDDQELRNVIDKLAQFVARNGPEFEKMTMEKQKDNPKFSFLFGGDFYSYYKCKLALEQQQLLCKQQAPELEPAATVPPPLAPAGPLPPSQGAPTVDELIQQSQWNLQQQEQHLLALRQEQVTAAVTHALEQQMQKLLEETQLDMGEFDNLLQPIIDTCTKDAISAGKNWMFSNAKSPPHCELMAGHLRNRITADGAHFELRLHLIYLINDVLHHCQRKQARELLAALQRVVVPIYCTSFLAVEEDKQQKIARLLQLWEKNGYFDDSIIQQLQSPALGLGQYQATLISEHSAAVQPVQLAFQQQIQTLKTQHEEFVSSLAQPQPQPQPLPLPQLEAEVKATPPPAPPAPAPAPAIPPTTQPEENKPPIQMPGSSEYDAPGGVPDPAAPGPRGPGPHDQIPPNKPPWFDQPHPVAPWGQQQPPEQPPYPHHQGGPPHCPPWNNSHEGMWGEQRGDPGWNGQRDAPWSGQPDPNWNNQFEGPWNNQHEQPPWGGGQREPPFRMQRPPHFRGPFPPHQQHPQFNQPPHPHSFSRFPPRFLQDDFPPRHPFERPPYPPRFDYPQGDFPADMGPPHHHPGHRMPHPGINEHPPWGGPQHPDFGPPPHGFNGQPPHMRRQGPPHINHDDPSLVPNVPYFDLPAGLMAPLVKLEDHEYKPLDPKDIRLPPPMPPSERLLAAVEAFYSPPSHDRPRNSEGWEQNGLYEFFRAKMRARRRKGQEKRNSGPSRSASRSKSRGRSSSRSNSRSSKSSGSSSRSRSRSCSRSSSRSGSRSGSRSHSSRSRSRSRSRSRSKSYSPGRRRRSRSRSATPPSSAGLGSNSAPPIPDSRLGEENKGHQMLVKMGWSGSGGLGAKEQGIQDPIKGGDVRDKWDQYKGVGVALDDPYENYRRNKSYSFIARMKARDECK; the protein is encoded by the exons ATGGAGATGCCGCTGCCGCCCGACG ACCAGGAGCTGCGGAATGTCATCGACAAGCTGGCGCAGTTCGTGGCGCGCAACGGGCCCGAGTTCGAGAAGATGACGATGGAGAAGCAGAAGGACAACCCCAAGTTCTCCTTCCTGTTCGGCGGCGACTTCTACAGCTACTACAAGTGCAAGCTGGCGCTGGAGCAGCAGCAGC TTCTCTGCAAGCAGCAGGCGCCCGAGCTGGAACCTGCGGCCACAGTGCCGCCGCCTCTGGCCCCCGCGGGCCCGCTCCCGCCGTCGCAGGGCGCCCCCACCGTGGACGAGCTCATCCAGCAGAGCCAGTGGAACCTGCAGCAGCAAGAACAGCATCTGCTGGCCCTGCGGCAG GAGCAGGTGACGGCGGCTGTGACCCACGCACTGGAGCAGCAGATGCAAAAGCTGCTGGAGGAGACACAGCTGGACATGGGCGAGTTCGACAACCTGCTGCAGCCCATCATTGACACGTGCACCAAGGACGCCATCTCG GCCGGCAAGAACTGGATGTTCAGCAACGCCAAGTCCCCGCCGCACTGCGAGCTGATGGCCGGTCACCTGCGGAACCGCATTACGGCCGATGGTGCCCACTTCGAGCTGCGGCTGCACCTCATCTACCTGATCAACGACGTGCTGCACCACTG CCAGCGCAAGCAGGCGCGAGAGCTGCTGGCGGCGCTGCAGCGGGTGGTGGTGCCCATCTACTGCACCAGCTTCCTGGCCGTGGAGGAGGACAAGCAGCAGAAGATCGCTCGG CTGCTGCAGCTCTGGGAGAAGAACGGTTACTTCGATGACTCCATCATTCAGCAGCTGCAGAGCCCTGCGTTGGGGCTCGGGCAGTACCAG GCCACACTCATCAGCGAGCACTCGGCGGCCGTGCAGCCCGTGCAGCTGGCCTTCCAGCAACAGATCCAGACCCTGAAGACGCAACACGAGGAGTTCGTCAGCAGCCTGGCCCAGCCTCAGCCACAGCCGCAGCCCCTGCCCCTGCCACAGCTGGAAGCCGAGGTGAAGGCCACGCCTCCCCCAGCCCCACCTGCCCCTGCACCTGCCCCAGCCATCCCACCCACCACACAGCCAG AGGAGAACAAGCCCCCCATCCAGATGCCGGGCTCCTCCGAATACGATGCCCCAGGGGGTGTGCCAGATCCTGCAGCTCCTGGACCCCGAGGCCCCGGCCCCCATGACCAGATCCCACCCAACAAACCGCCCTGGTTCGACCAGCCTCACCCTGTGGCACCCTGGGGCCAGCAGCAG CCGCCGGAGCAGCCCCCCTATCCGCACCACCAGGGCGGGCCCCCTCACTGCCCGCCCTGGAACAACAGCCACGAGGGCATGTGGGGCGAACAGCGGGGAGATCCCGGCTGGAATGGGCAGCGTGACGCACCATGGAGCGGCCAGCCTGACCCCAACTGGAACAACCAGTTTGAGGGTCCCTGGAACAACCAGCACGAGCAGCCACCCTGGGGCGGGGGCCAGCGGGAGCCCCCCTTCCGCATGCAGCGGCCCCCACACTTCCGGGGCCCCTTTCCGCCCCACCAGCAGCACCCACAGTTCAACCAGCCGCCACACCCACACAGCTTCAGCCGCTTCCCGCCGCGCTTCCTGCAGGATGACTTTCCCCCGCGGCACCCCTTCGAGCGGCCACCCTACCCGCCCCGCTTCGACTATCCCCAGGGCGACTTCCCGGCTG ACATGGGGCCGCCTCACCACCACCCTGGCCACCGAATGCCTCATCCTGGGATCAACGAGCACCCGCCTTGGGGTGGTCCCCAGCACCCGGACTTTGGTCCCCCGCCCCATGGCTTCAACGGGCAGCCTCCCCACATGCGGCGACAGGGTCCGCCTCACATCAACCACGATGACCCCAGTCTGGTCCCCAACGTGCCCTACTTTGACCTCCCTGCCGGGCTGATGGCCCCCCTGGTGAAG CTGGAAGACCATGAATACAAGCCCCTGGACCCCAAAGACATCCGCCTGCCTCCCCCCATGCCCCCTAGTGAGAGGCTGCTGGCAGCCGTGGAGGCCTTCTACAGCCCCCCGTCCCACGACAGGCCTCGCAACAG tGAGGGCTGGGAGCAGAACGGCCTCTACGAGTTCTTCCGCGCCAAGATGCGGGCTCGGCGGCGCAAGGGCCAGGAGAAGAGGAACAG CGGGCCGTCCCGCTCTGCCAGCAGGTCCAAGAGCCGCGGCCGCTCCTCCTCCCGCTCCAACTCGAGATCCTCCAAGTCCTCCGGGTCCTCGTCACGCTCACGCTCGCGCTCCTGCTCACGCTCCTCCTCCCGCTCCGGCTCCAG AAGCGGCTCCCGCTCCCATTCCTCCCGCAGCCGCTCTCGTTCTCGTTCCCGCTCTCGCTCCAAGTCCTACTCCCCTGGCCGGAGACGCCGCTCCCGCTCCCGGAGCGCCACGCCACC CTCTTCAGCCGGCCTGGGCTCCAACTCTGCACCCCCCATCCCGGACTCGCGGCTCGGGGAGGAGAACAAGGGCCACCAGATGCTGGTGAAGATGG GCTGGAGTGGGTCGGGCGGCCTCGGAGCCAAGGAGCAGGGGATCCAGGACCCCATCAAGGGCGGGGACGTCCGGGACAAGTGGGACCAGTACAAGGGCGTGGGGGTGGCCCTCGACGACCCCTACGAGAACTACCGGCGCAACAAGAGCTACTCTTTCATCGCGCGCATGAAGGCCAGGGACGAGTGCAAGTAG